The Lutibacter profundi region TATAGATTGGTAGGTAATTTCTTTTTGTAAATTAGTTGTTTTACTGGCTTGTAAAGATTTTTTATAATACTCAATAGCTCCTTCTAAACCTATTTTATTTTCTATGGCACCCAGTTGATAGTATATTTCTTCCAAATAAGGTCTATTATCTCTATCTTTTAATAATTTTTTTAAAATAGCAATAGTTGCTAAAGCTTCTTCTTTTGTTGAAACATTTTTTGCTTTTTCAATGTATGCATGAATTTTGTATTTAAACGGTGCTTTTTTAAAATTTATTAATTCTTGAAATGAAATATTTGAGGAATCTATTAATTTTTTTTCTCTATAAACTTGACCAAGTATAAATAAATTACGAGCTGTTTGTTCATTGTTATTGTCGGCTAAAATTGCTTTTTTTAGGTGATTAATAACTTGTTGTAAGCTATCTTTTTTTACATAAGCCATTGCAATTGCGGTATGGGCTTGTTCTTTAATTTTATCTTTTAACTCTTTGTCTTTTAATAAATTATTTAAATTTTCAATAGCTTGTTCTTCATTTTGCAAGCGAATTAAGGTTTTTGCTTGCCAAATTTTAGTTTCATCTATCAAGTCTGCGTTTGGATAATTTAAAATCACAAAGTTAAAAGCCTCTAACGCAGGCACAAATCTTTTAGAGTAATAACGAGATTTCCCTAGTAATAAATAGGCATCATCTATTTGGCTATTTCGTTCTTGCCTAGCAATTAGCATAGAATGTTTTTGAATTGCTTTTACTGCTTTTTCTTCTGCTTTTTCAAATTCTTTTGGAGAAATATCTTTGTCTAATTTAACACCTGGTAGTGCTAATTCATCAATTTTTAAAGGTTCAATAGGTAAGCGTTGCCAATAATTATCACTATAGTTTGAGTTTAATTCAAGTAACCCTTTTTTAAGAGCTTCATTCCCATTGTAAAGTACATTGTACTTTGTGGCCATAGCCTGAAAATTTCGATTTAAAAAAGCATCTTTTTTTGTTGAGCAACCAACAACAAAAAGAATCATAAAAAAAGCACCTACTATTTTAAAAATATTTTTCAAAAGAAAATGTTTTACTCGCCTCTAACTAGTTATTTACTATAATTATTGTTAAAGGGTTGTAAAAATACAAAATTATGTGTATTTATTGTATTACGCAGAGAAATAGGATTCCAATTCTTTTAGTGTTTCTTTAGACGTTTTTAAATCTTTAACCACATTGCCTTTATCTAGCACAACAATACGTTCACAAACCTCTGTTATATGACCTAAATCATGACTTGAAATTAACACTGTTGAATTATTATTTTTGGTTAATTCCTTTAACAATAACTTAAGTCTAATTTGTGTGGTTGGATCTAAATTTGCAAAGGGTTCATCTAACACAATTACCTCTGGATTCCCAATTAATGCAGCTACAATTCCAGCTTTTTTTTGATTTCCTTTTGATAAATCCCGTAAATATTTTTTCTTTCCTAAAATTTCATCATTAAAAATTTCTGAAAATTGCGCTAAAAAAGTATCAACATCGGCTTTGTTCATCCCTCGTAGTTCACCAATAAAATAGAAATATTCTTCAGGAGTTAAATACCCAATTAAAAAGCTTTCATCAATAAAAGCAGCCGTAAAAGGTTTCCAATCTTCACTTTTATTAACCTGAATATTTTTATTAGTAATAAATCCGGTTGTTGGACTTATTAAATCGAGTATTAAATTAAAAAAAGTAGTTTTCCCTGCTCCGTTGTTTCCTACCAAACCAAAAGCTTGTCCGTCTGGAATTTCTAATGCTTCTATATTTAAAACTTGAACGTTGTTGTATTTTTTTGTGAGATTAGTTACTGATATCATTTATATTACTTTTTAAAATTTGCTTATTTTTTTTCGTTGTATGCGGCAATGGTTTTGTACTTTCCTTTTTGATAAATGCCTTCAATTTTAGTTAAAAAGAAGTTTCTAAAAATAATTCCTAAAACACCGCTAAAACCAAGTACTAAAAGTCCTGCTTCAAAATTTATAAACTTATATGGTATATAAAATAGCAACATAGGCAATACCATTTTTGGTAATGCTATTAACATTTGAGTTGGATTAAATCCGTTGGTATTACTAAACGCTTTTGCCTTTACATTTAATTCTACCGGCGTTCTATTTAAAGCACCTCCAAACAACGTGATAAAAGAGTTTAAACCAATATTAAAAAAGGCTCCAGCTACTATCATTCCATAAATTTTCCAACCAAAGTATAAATATGGAGTACTTAATACAAATGAAATAGTTACCGCAAAAACCATTAAATACCATTTTGATTCTAAGTATTTTTTATAGGAAATATTTTGACTCATTAATAGTTTGTAATACTCGCTATCCCAAGAAGGAACTAATTGACCAAAAGTTAATAAAAACCCACCCGTTACAAATATAGAAGCAAAAGCTAAAATTGCTGGCATTTCTTGATATGTTTTGTTTGTGTAAAAAAGTAGTCCATAAAATAAAAATAAGAACGACATTAACATTACTTGTCTTGGGCGAGCATTTCGCCAAATTAGTTTTACATCGTTTTTTAAGAATATTGCAACACTTCCAAATCTATTCATCCAAGATAAATCAGCTGTATTAACTTCTTTTATGTTTTTTGAAACTTTTCCATCTATATAAAAATCACTTTTTATATACTTGAAATTCATAAAATACAAAACCGCCAATAGTAAAGCCGGAATTACAATTAATATTGGGTTATTGTACAACGTGTTAAAAGCAGTACCAATAGGTTTTGATATTTGAAATATTTTAAAATATTCTAACACAATTAGTACAACCAACACAGAAATTAAACTGTAAAAAATTGCATTTACTTTGTTAATTAGAAAGTTTAAAAAGTTGATTGAATAGGTTAGAAACCCCATTGATAAAAACCAAAATATCACATTTACTGCCGGATAATTTTTTATAAGCAAAACCACGCTAAAAGGGAAAAGCACAAATATTGGCAAAAAATTAAAAAAAGAAATGGTAGTTTTTCCTAATAAATAATGAATAACTGTTTTCTTTTTAACAGGAATAGTCATTAGCGGTTTAATATTCATTACTGGTAATTGTTGCATAAAATATCTCAAAATCAAATCAAACAAAAACCAATAAATTAAAAAGTTATTTACAATAACAATAGGATCAGTTTTTGGAATTGCATCTTTTAAAATAAAATACAAGGCTCCTCCCATAATTAAGGCGCTGCCCCCAAAATAAATTACGGCAAATATTAATAAAATTTTAATAGCAATTCCTTTTTGAAAATAGGCGGCTCTAGAAAATTGTTTCCATTCTAAAGTTAAAAAGTGTGAAATCATATAGTTTGTGCTAATTGTTGTTAAATAAGTATCTCTTAAGCATAAATTGTTACACTAATTTGTATTCGGGATATTGTTTTATCAATATCTCTTCAATTTGTGAAGGTAAAATAAATGTTGTGATGTAAATTAATAAAATAAATATTGTTAAAATGAACGAGGCAATTAAGATAAGAGTATTTGAAGTTGTTTCGGGTGAAAAATTTGCCATTTGTAAAAATAAATTTAAAAAAGCTGCTGCTCCTCCTAAATTAAAAACAAATTCTTCTAGCAACCACTTTTTATTGGTGTCTTTAAAACGTTTCTTTTTTTCTTGATTCAAAAAATACAATTTGAAACTCAAAATAATTACCCCTCCAATACTAATTGATATAAATAGCATTTTTGAGGGAATAAATTGAAAACCCATAAGTAATATTAAAAAAATTGAGATTGAAATAATAATGTGTGGTACATTAAAAAACTGCTTAAAAATTTTCCATACCAATTTCCAATATTTTTTATTTAGTGCTTTTGAGCGAGCTTCAACAACTTCCATAAAACCAAAAACACCAAATTTTTTGAATGAAATAGTTTTAGCATCCTCAAAAGAAAGGTTGGGTTGTGAAAGCCAAATATGTTCAATATCGTTTGCTAGGTGGTCAACCAACTCGGTTTGTACATCGTAGTATTCTACATAATGTTGACGTGTAAACCTGTAAAGTTGTTGGATTTGTGAGGAAGTTAGTTTCATAACGATTGAAGTTGCTTAAATATTTTACTATATTTTTCATAAGTTCTTTTATAAAGCTTTAAACCACAATAAGAAAATACTAAATTTAATGGAGCTATAATAGCTACAACAATTATTTGAAATTCTTTACTAACATTAAATAAGCCATCAGGGTTACTAATTTGAAGAAACATATTTAAAATAGAAAAAGAAAACGTATAATAGAATAAAGCATATTCTAAATGGATTGATTTATTTTTAATAGTAAAATTTCGAATTGAATAAATAACAAAAAATATAATTGGAATTAGAAAAACAATTATATTAATTCTTTTAAACCTAACATATTCTACATTTTGAAATAATAAATAATTCAAGTAAAATATAATTCCCAGAATAGTTGAATTTCTGAATGATTTTAAGAAATTAAAAATCTCCTTAAAGTATAAATTTCTATACTTCTTATTCATTTGCTTTTTCTTAGTTTGAACTAAATTTTTAAAACCTAGTCCATTCGCAAAAATTGAATATTCAACACCTGTATTCCATAGCATTTTCATAGAATTCCCAAAACTTTTATGAACTTCAATCATGGCATCATCAAATGAAATGCCTTGCTCCATTTTTTCTTCAATAGTACTTACAATATGGTCTAATAATTCTATTCGAATATCCCAATATTTAACTTTGTGATGTTTTAGATAATCATCTATGTATGTTATTTGTTCTTTGGTAAGTTTCATTTTAACTGATACTTTTTATAGTTTGAAACTGCTTTTAAGTGGTTTTTAAAGAAGTATCTAGCACCTAGAAAGGTTAAGAAAAAAACAAACAACATTGCGAACATTATTACGCTAAGTTTATTTTCTCTAGTAATATAGCTGTCATTTAAGTAAGGCATAAAAATAAATACAGAGAATAAATTTGGAATAATTCGTTTTCGAAAAAGATAACTGAATGTTGTATTTGCTTTTCCTAATCGTATTTTAATATACCAAAAAAGGATAATTCCACAGTATAAAATAAGTGCTAAATATATAAATTGATGAATTACATTTTTATAGTTTATTAATGAATATTCAAAATAATAATTTACACTATAACCTATTGCTATAAATAAAAATACTAGAATTAATGATTTAACAAATAACGGTTTATAAATTTTGATGCATTTTTTAATTAACATTTTAGGCCCATTACTACTGTAACCTAATAATAAGCTTGAAGTTTTTTTAAAACTCTTATTCCATTTTATTGTTACTTCTTTAAAAGCATCTCCAAAAGAATAGTTATTATGTTCTATCAAATATTCTAAATCAGTAGATATATGATCCAATACTTCAAAACGAATGTCAATATATTTAATTCCTTTTTTAGTTAAATAATTTTCTACTTGCTTAATCTGTTCTTTGGTGAGTTTCATAGTTATAGCAATTTCATGTTGGGGATTTAAGCAAATTTAGGGTTTACAATAGTTTGCATTGTTTTAATAAATTCTTCCAATTCGGCTAAACGATTCACCGTTTCTTTGGTGCCATTTTCTGTGAGTTTATAATATTTACGCAAACGGTTATCAACTTTAGCAACCTCAACATCTAGTAAACCTTCGGCTTCTAATTTGTGTAATGCCGGGTATAAAGCACCTTCCGTTATATTCAATTCTCCTTTGGTAAGCTGTTTCACTCTTTGGGTTATTTCATAACCATACATTTTATCATTCTCTCCTAACAACTTTAAAATAATTGTTTGTAATGATCCTTTATACAATTTTTGATTTCCCATTTATTAACTGTTTATTCGCTAAATCGTTTATTTATTTAAACTTTCAAC contains the following coding sequences:
- a CDS encoding ABC transporter ATP-binding protein, translating into MISVTNLTKKYNNVQVLNIEALEIPDGQAFGLVGNNGAGKTTFFNLILDLISPTTGFITNKNIQVNKSEDWKPFTAAFIDESFLIGYLTPEEYFYFIGELRGMNKADVDTFLAQFSEIFNDEILGKKKYLRDLSKGNQKKAGIVAALIGNPEVIVLDEPFANLDPTTQIRLKLLLKELTKNNNSTVLISSHDLGHITEVCERIVVLDKGNVVKDLKTSKETLKELESYFSA
- a CDS encoding DUF5687 family protein, giving the protein MISHFLTLEWKQFSRAAYFQKGIAIKILLIFAVIYFGGSALIMGGALYFILKDAIPKTDPIVIVNNFLIYWFLFDLILRYFMQQLPVMNIKPLMTIPVKKKTVIHYLLGKTTISFFNFLPIFVLFPFSVVLLIKNYPAVNVIFWFLSMGFLTYSINFLNFLINKVNAIFYSLISVLVVLIVLEYFKIFQISKPIGTAFNTLYNNPILIVIPALLLAVLYFMNFKYIKSDFYIDGKVSKNIKEVNTADLSWMNRFGSVAIFLKNDVKLIWRNARPRQVMLMSFLFLFYGLLFYTNKTYQEMPAILAFASIFVTGGFLLTFGQLVPSWDSEYYKLLMSQNISYKKYLESKWYLMVFAVTISFVLSTPYLYFGWKIYGMIVAGAFFNIGLNSFITLFGGALNRTPVELNVKAKAFSNTNGFNPTQMLIALPKMVLPMLLFYIPYKFINFEAGLLVLGFSGVLGIIFRNFFLTKIEGIYQKGKYKTIAAYNEKK
- a CDS encoding PadR family transcriptional regulator, yielding MGNQKLYKGSLQTIILKLLGENDKMYGYEITQRVKQLTKGELNITEGALYPALHKLEAEGLLDVEVAKVDNRLRKYYKLTENGTKETVNRLAELEEFIKTMQTIVNPKFA